Genomic window (Rosa chinensis cultivar Old Blush chromosome 6, RchiOBHm-V2, whole genome shotgun sequence):
gaaaaataaatacgaatttccggggcatcatagcttgtgcttattgtaatcaggggttcaggctctacgcccccccccccccccccccctcctgtattttgcagtttcatcaattaaggcttgagggcagctgcaccagcccccttttttaaaaaaagaaagtataTTTGTAACTACTAATTTGAAATTTCAGCTCTTGCCCTTTTTGACATATGAATTTTGATTGATTAGACTGAAATCTGTGctcataaggaaaaaaaaaaaaactgaatcgTCTTAAGaataggggtgtgcaaaacatgaTACTAACTGGCCAAAATTGACCattaaatatggtttggttcaggttttttaactttaaaaattaaaagccGATTCTATATCGAACCAAATCATTTATTAACTGGATTGATGTGGTTTCTCTTGTGCTTAAACCGGGGAACCCAAATCGaccggtatgtttgaaatataatagataaaagtttataatttatatacataataaatatatattcatttatcTAGTCTATTCTTAGTATGTTCTAAATCTTCATTTATagctttattctcaaatgaaatactaccatattgaatccAAGACCTAAAACCCTAATATCACTACAATTACTTTGATCATTTCACATCATATCTCTCAATCATTCATTCTCTAACCGCTAATACTACCATATTAAGCTACTATTGATGTCTAAGCCATCAAATAACTGAATCAAATCTATTctaggtttttgggttttgattgaaTTTTACTATGACATTTTTCATAAACGgcatgttaatattatataggtTAAAACCACTTAACTGACCGAACCAaatcatctttaattggattggattagatcggatttagctaaatttttttgaTGATCGGTTGTCTAAAATGCCTAAACCACTCACTTTGGCATTGAGatggtttggagtcaaaaccgatccaatccaatccgtGTGCACCCCTACttgacaatttttcattttcttctctcttgacGCCATACGCAACGTCTTTGCTCAAATGACTAGTATATATAGATTTAGTCTAATAAATTCCACCCAAAATTTTCTTATCAATaaatcaaatttcaaatacTTAAATCTTTGCACACGTAGAATTGTAGAAATAATAATCTAAAAAAAAGTAGCATCCTTGTCAAATTACAGCTTGTGAAGAATACAGTTGAAGTATTTTATTCTTCAGTAGCAGCACTTGCAGCACTTAGATCCACAGAAAGATCAAGAGCCTGaatcattcaaacaacagataaaccaaaaacaaaacaaaaaattagctCAACTAACCAATTCTACATAAATGCTATAGTAATTCTCCCACATTAAATAAACTTTCATTAATTCATAAGAACCAATAATGGAAGAATATCACAAGTAAACACCACAAGATGGTTGATAACATCCATATGCATTTGCTAAATCAAGAAGTTTTAGGAATTTTTTGTTGTGGCCAATTGATTAAAGGTATTTAATTGATTGCAATAAGCAACAAATGATTACCTTTCCAGTAATCTTACTATACATGGCTAGAACATCATTTACTGTGGACTCAAAGTGCGTAGTTGGATCATAGCTCTGCAAGAAATTATATGCTTAAAATCAATAACAACTATATTTTCCATTGAAGGAAGTATATATAATTCAGAATGAAGTAACCAAGCACTAAGGTAGCTAGCTATTATTGTAAGGATAATGGATAGTGCACTTTTCAAGCGTGATTTGAAAGAGGAAATTTGACACATTTCTCTCTAAGGAAAAAGCAAGTTTTAATGATAATGTGACAAATGAGGCATAATTAAATCTACTTACGGTAGATATGTAGCAACTGTCGCCTTCATGGTCATTATTCGGTATGTATCTGTCATAAGAGTCATAGAAGATTTCATCTATAGGACCAAGTAGATCAATGCCAGACTTTAATTCAACTTCAGGATTATCGGTCTCTGCTATCGTTGAAACAAAGGCGATGAATTTTCCTTTTGGAGCAACATTATGAGCATAAGAGCAACAAAACAGGTACCTGCAATATCATAGCAGTGAAATATCTACTTATGAATTCATTGCATTAAAGTTATAACTAAACTTGTGAAGTTAAggaaatatataacaaaaacgTATAAAGGTGGTGGGAGAAGTAGGCTAGAATTAGAATCTCAATAAActaattaatatttttcttcatttctagaGATAAGTATTATAATCCTTTTCATTTTAATCTATAAAAGTAAAGAGGTAAAAATAATTCCTCAGCAAATTCAAGACTTACGACCACGAGTTTTTTGTATActatcattttttcttaaagACCTTAAATACACTTCGGAACACCTCATATAATGATTTTGAGGAACTAGCTTTCTTTAAAACCTTTTGTATGTTATGTTAAGATCATTGATGATGCCCTAGGATAGGGAGGAAAATTTAGGTGAGAGCTATAGACACCGAAGTGTTGCTCTGACTCTTTACAACACATAAGTAGTATCCTTATTCCAGAAGTAAAGAATGCttaagtaatttcaaattttttactAAACAGTTACGTTAATAATGTGTATATTAGCCACATACATATCTGATTTACGACCAAGTTGCTTCTGTGGCAAAATAACTTGGACCGAGTGAGAATCATCGGTCTCCGGAATAGGATGACTCATTATACATATAGCACGAGCAACTTTTCCAATTTTCTGTACCTATTGACAATAGTGGCAAGTAAAAGTtatgtgttaaaaaaaaaactcataatgTAATTAGGTAGACAGACTTAATAGATGTTGCATAAAAGTAATTTATTATGTAAGGTTTTAAAAGCATACCTTATCAGGTAAATATGAGGGATCACAAACCACTTTCTTGCATTTAGCAGTTTCTCCTTCTGAGGTCACACCAACAGCCTTTCCATTATCATCAAATTTCACCTTAATACAAAACATATTTATATTATACAAAATGGAATAAACTTAAGTTACAGTGACAAGTTTGAAAGAGAAATTGGGTCTATATGTTTCTagttttttgttaaacaaaaacaataatgAATATGGAGGAAATATAGAAAACAATGTCATATTTCAGATTTAAAAGTCATTCACATTAAAAAATATTATAACTTAATCTCATAAGAAAGTATCTTAATTAATATATTGGCACCATATATAACAAAAGTTTCGGGCTAGCATATTAAAAGATAAATCTCTCCCTATGTTTATTAGAATGATATCTCAAATATTGGTTGGTTTAACATGCAGTTTTCATTTAAGGTTTCCAAGGAACGAGTATGAATGCATTTTGCTAGAGCCTGAACCTAGAGGAAGTCACAAAGATCTAGATGCAAGCATCAAAATGTGGCACACTATACAAACCACATGGATGTAATTCTATATACACAAAAACAATTTATGTGACAAATTTACCTTACAATCCGGTTTGTTGAGCATGTAAGTTCCACCATAAACTGCACTTAAACGTGCAAAAGCCTGAAATATAATATAAGATTAGAAATAACAATAGTTTAATTTGTTGCCTACATGCGTACATATTTACAAATGGACCCAAACCTGCGGCAACTCTCCCAATCCATACAATGGATAGATATAAGGCGATCCTCCTTGAAAACGTGCCAGAGACTCTGCATAGAGCTTTACAAGACAAATGATAATTTAGTTataataattatataagattacCTCCTAGACCTTAAACATGCCATAATAAAACAAATTGCATAACAAAGTTGAACCTTCATTTTCTTCACAAACTCCATGGCTGGCTCATCTAGGTAAGAATCATCAATATGAAGTGCCAAAGCATGaccaataaaatcaatagtatCATCCTCTAGCTCATATTTCCTACAATGTATAAGATAATTAGTGGAAGAATAACATTAGTCAtctaagtgtgtgtgtgtgtgtaatcaAGTAAAGTAAAATTATACCAGTGACTTTCTTTAATTACAAATTATTATGAATGCATGTTTTTTACTTATGATCCCAACTTTCTAGTAAATTGGATGTAATAGAAGGGGAAAataggtgaaaagaaaaaaagtaagtATACGAGATAAGCTCTCTTGCTGTAACTTTATGCAAATCTAGTCCTTCATGAGATTTGGGATCACTCTCTTCAAAGTCTTGGACATAAATGAAGAACTTTCGTGCACGACGCTTTTCAAAGAGCCCCATCAATGGTGATTTTAGTGCTTCAACATCAGTTGCTGGAACTTTATAGATCTAAAAGCAACAATATTAAAAGCTTACACTAGTTAGAGATGTAAGAAGAtttgcttcaatttgattgCAACAACTTACTCTATTATCCATATAAATATTATAATATATACATGTACCTTTTTCTTGTTATACACAAAACTACCATCAACAGCCTTAAAATTAAGATATTTGGTGACATTTGTGTGGATCAGGACACGGACCAAACCGCCATTGGCCATCATGAACTATAAGAGGAAATTAGGAAACCAGATAATGTTGTTAGAGCATAtatggagagaaaaaaaaaatttcaagaaaagagTTAttttaaaagacaaaaatttgATTTAAATACAAAGGTCAAAATTCATCATGAGTAATTAAGATACCGACACCACCGATCTACAATGATATACAGTGAGAATTAAAAACTGATCAAATAATGCTTAATTGTATGTAATGATAAATAAAGTTTAGATACCTTTGGTATCATGTCAACGTTGTACTCCTTACTAGACCCCAATTGCTCTGGAGGTTTGTCATCTCCTCTAAAACGCTTCCAAAGCTATAGATGGAGCAGCAAATTAAAGTTTAAAAGACAATCGACAATAATTTGAACAATTTCTTATGAATTCTTATATCAAATGACACAAAGTTATCCCTGTTTCTAAATTATATGTAAGTGGAGTAAGTGTACTTGTGTAAGATTAAGAGAGGTCGATGCTCCTCCATAGTAGTCATTTCTATCCATATGCAAAACCTGTTTCATAAATAAAACATAAGACgaataagaaatgtcaaatgTCAAATGTAAATAACTGTATGAACAACAAAGTATTACTTTGATACTACTGTACTCCATTTTTGTCTGTAAATGGTTTCATTCATGACGACTCAATTTTAAAATTATTGATGAAGTTGAGACAAATTAGAATTGTGGGAAATCTTAGCATAAAAAATCTCTAATTAGCTAtgaaattaagtaaaagaaaGAGAATGGCTATATGCTTCTTAATTTAGTacagaaaaaaagagagtagAATAGTTACTTTGAGGCCATCAACAGACAGAAGGCCACTGAGAATGCACTCCTTGAGACCCGTCCCTAAAACAATGATGTCGTACTCTTCGTCCATGGTCACCAAAGAGCATTCGAATGACAAATGATAGGGAGAAAGAGATACTAAGATTTGATTTATGTTTTTGGGTAtgtgattttatttttgtaacaaGGAACAAGTCTTTAGCGGGAAGTAACGAGACTGACGCATCTAAATAGAactatttttcttcttattgtttTGGTCTAAAATAAGCAGTTTGCTCTATTCACGTTGCTTTATCCACGTagcatagtttttttttttttcttttttcctttttttggcaTCACAAGGAAAACATAATTCAAAGCTATTTTCTAATGATCCAAATGGTGTAGTTGTTCCATATTTATTCAAGGATTAAATCGGCAAACAATCAAATCAATTCAATGACATTCAACTAATTAAATGGATCACAATTAACAAAcactaatttaaaaaaaaaaacacttaccCCCAAAACACATTTTTTTAATACCCCGAATTTCCATTATTAATTTTTGATGATTTTCGGAAAATTATTAAGTGGTTGTTAGGATGATTTCATTATTCGAGGGTGGAGTgtaagtgtttcggacgaataattactcaaaacgttttattttcgaggggtcaaaggattgactttttattcattcggtttctctgaaaatttcttcatgaaagttgtagagtgcgtcaATATGAGTTCGTGGGCATGCAAatcgcgaaaatcggagttggtatgaagaagttatggccaactgaaaaagtttttaattttggaaaaataggaaaaaaatcagaaaatatgggaaaaccctaggtttccattttcgaacccgagttctctctctctccagtcgCCGAAATCGGTTTTCCGGCCATAACTTCGCCATCCAACGATGGATTTGGGCCCCTCCCAAGTGTCGATGGAAAGCTCTCTTACCCCTCTTCAAGTCTGTGGTTTCTCACATTTCCAGCCACCTCCAGTGCTAATTCTTGGGGCTTTTGAAGCTTGTGAGACGTACATTAATCATTCCAAGTGACCCGAAGCAATTtgaagtgtggaggtcgaatcgaagagTTGGAATTCTAGGATTTCAATTTGCCccttttgataggagcattttaatgggACGTTTTAACtactatttccctacatttcctgcGTTACTTCCTTAaagaaaccctgtttaggaaagtttccattcttcgattgggaaagttcctaattgtagaaagtttccgttttgtagtttctatttctcatttttggaaagtttccgtttttcattttaggaaatttctatttttagtaacagtttctattttcaggtccttggaataaatgagctgaaatgagctcataaATTGAAAGAGGAGCTAGCCAACATTGGAGGGAGGAAAGACAAGACACAAAGGGTTGCATAaatgtgatgacctggttttctgttatttaattttggtaattaataatggaccagttgtacgaatatttgttattatactttattcgtaggttgtatgtgaagtggaatagtttttgtataattattcgaatttcacagtttagggggtcgtgtgaagtttgacttattatatgttgggattctcggaaaacttctttcacaaaagttatagagcgcgtcgatacgagttcgtggacatgcggaacgcgtcaatcggagttcgtataagaaagttatggctagcggaagaagtttccgttttagtataaatagagaaaaatcagaaattctttcataattccatatttccatttccggaaatattcattttctctcccttctctctctcatctgCACCTTtagagtcgaagtttttcgactgacccgacccgaacccgacgatccgacccggtcggaactAGCAGCTCCGGTgacctcttccggtgaaacgagcccagatcagttcgcctccttgctccggtcgtctctgtggtggtctctAGCGGCGATTCTCCTCCACAGCGGCGCTGCAAGACAGCACAAGTTgaggaaatcggacccgaccggaaaacgtaGCTCCGGCAACGgcacggcttcaagtttccttccttgGCTTCGTGGGGATTGTCTAAGTCAATCTATGGTGTTtatttggatcgatttacgtggaaatcggttcaactcggattgagcataaattcaaagcttgtgaggtagttttcgaccctttatgcttattttctgacttcgagctggttatgagaattcacaagcatgcttagatgaagctttttgatgttgggagttttgtgaaatattgagttttggccggcggcggtgcaccaccgtctgtggctgCGTTCCGGAAGTGTTCCGGCCATATAAGGGACTGtttgtggtattatatatgttctagtcgttgatacgagcgtttcgatatataatatgcaaattttggagttcgtatgaaattgttatgatttttaccgtttcataccgatcgatttattcgatccgtgaggattcgagcgtccgatcgacttgtggtttggtcacatcgatcgtagacgtattccagagactttgggaggtctcagatgtggttttgcctcgattggcggcactttgggggttttagttcaaaacaggggtttcgaacttaaatcaaatgtgaatcgtcaataagttggaaccgtatgtgattaggtacttgacgaagtacagtggacAAGTATTTGTTAATTGGCggctttgtgctttattgaagacgcagcaggagttcgaggtgagtaatctcacaaggttttttatgaacagaattaccattattgttttggcgttaatcatttaactgcaaactatagttggtattagtagacattcctgagtgaataactacgtatatatatattacgtcggatatatatatatcattgtggatgattgtgatgaataataatatgcatgatggtgttcatattattgttgaatgtgacttttcaggaaacaatattgtggaaaaagatgttttctattgtttgaaaagtattgagcttgatgttacatttttgagtcaagcgtaactcattttaaatgtattgatccttgtaccaagagtcacagatggtgagtagggattaggaaagccgaagctagatGTTTGTAATGTTTTTAGGTtgggtgcgacttacttaacgtctgacttaagaccagatagggtctaagaagattacatatcacagatggtgacaggttgcagacggtgaccttgatgtttgatttcatgactagacggggtctgaagatcatgtgtcatagatggtgacagagcacagatggtgaccttaatgttgattttgagaccagatggggtctgaaaccacatgtcacagatggtgaccaagacaggaaataggtaatcacgtccatagtcggacgagtggttacgatttcaatagagctatagtctgtctgccattatagattatgggggtaacggtcgaggttgctggagactcataagtatgtagttaaaggagaattccttgagtattcttcttttatgagacttgaattgcttcttgatggttaagttagcaaatagaacattgtcacagcggtgatttatgttgtcctttagatggaaaggttatggaatgttagaaggaatcatagttgcatggtttccttagctgatgtgtgtgagttgttgattgatgttcatgagttactcatacgagctttcataagcttaccaggttttgttgtgtggaaacccggtgcaccattcttttggtgtaggggttaatcctgcaggtcagggaaatcgtggctgaagctgaggtagcttgttggcagctgaacgggtaggaagcaaattttgttggctttgccagtgtatgacttccgctatgtagtacgctctgaggagcatttacgctttattttgtgatgacaatttaattcgtaaatttgtgcaatatataactctgtggagcgagtgtatattaactcggattggttcagggcatcagtatgtacttgtttataaggaaagatgttccaggtatttgtattgatgactgaacatttacgcatgtataattatgggattatatatatcaatttttatgggattatatatatcaattttcatgtgtgtaaaatcaagggcgtgacagattggtatcagagcgtaaggtacatatttggtgacaatcaatactcctcgagtgatggcccgtctgcagcggatccccatcagaTGCTCtttggtattgatatagtcattgggtatgtagtgAGCGGTAGGATGTGAGTCGTCAGGGTAGTCTCGGCTCAAGGGATGAAGTGTAGGAGCTAGATGTAGCTTCTATGAGTTGAAGACTTataaggaatgatgaccttTAGTTTTAACTCAAGATTGACGTAGGGGATGGAATTGTATCCTCTGACGTAGTGTTGTGGTTGATCGAGTCATagcgttgacttatacttgtgtttgagagttatacatgtattaaccaCATGTTGTTATGCTCCTTAGGTGATGATTTCTCAAGGAGGCATAGCTaagggtcgaggtagacccagaggcacgggtagagcccgaggtaggggcaggattcctcctcctaTTGAGGAGATGTTCGAGAATGAAGTTGAGGCATCGAATGTTGAGCTACCTGTTCCACCTGTTATGGAGGTTGCTAATGTTGTAGATCCCACTCATTTGtcaaagttggcaaaggagatttcgagacTGGGGGGAGTCCCatttcagggaggtacggatcacatgttggcagatcagtggatcgaaaacatgaagacctacttcgagatggtcgtttGCGACaacattgagaagaggaagattgccacatttatgctccaaggcgatgcacgggtctggtggaatggcacacagagagtgatggatgtgtccaccatgacctgggacggttttgtggaactgttcaggaagaagtactttccgccttcagtaCGTGAGCAAGTGGAAAGGGAGTttatctcgttagtccaagggactaaaaGTGTGAGAGAgtatgaggctgagttctcaaggttgtatcgctttgtgaggcaaatggatgctgagagcttagctatgaagtttcagtggggactgaatgcttcgatctggcgcgatgtcgctgttctgggACTGAAGACGGTAGAGCTCATTTTCgttaaggctatggccattgagtAGAAGAACTTGACTTTCTAGGAACATGAATTGGCTGAGagggatttccaaagaaagggaaaggcaattgcGGGGAGCAGTAAAGCATTTGGGAATCGAGGTGGATTCTGGACGAGACAGAGGACTAATCAGCACGCGccagctagggctgcagctgcacctgCTAGGGTTGCACCTAATAGGCCGACGGCGAACCCGAAGTGTTTCAATTGtaatgagatgggccatgttgctcgagCTTGCACGAAACCGAAGAACTTGGCATGCTTCACTTGTGGCTAGACGGGCACTTCTCAggggattgtacccagcagggtaggggacaagggaaccAGCAGAGGCAACAGCCTCAGGGGCAggctagggtgtttgc
Coding sequences:
- the LOC112169135 gene encoding guanosine nucleotide diphosphate dissociation inhibitor At5g09550; the protein is MDEEYDIIVLGTGLKECILSGLLSVDGLKVLHMDRNDYYGGASTSLNLTQLWKRFRGDDKPPEQLGSSKEYNVDMIPKFMMANGGLVRVLIHTNVTKYLNFKAVDGSFVYNKKKIYKVPATDVEALKSPLMGLFEKRRARKFFIYVQDFEESDPKSHEGLDLHKVTARELISKYELEDDTIDFIGHALALHIDDSYLDEPAMEFVKKMKLYAESLARFQGGSPYIYPLYGLGELPQAFARLSAVYGGTYMLNKPDCKVKFDDNGKAVGVTSEGETAKCKKVVCDPSYLPDKVQKIGKVARAICIMSHPIPETDDSHSVQVILPQKQLGRKSDMYLFCCSYAHNVAPKGKFIAFVSTIAETDNPEVELKSGIDLLGPIDEIFYDSYDRYIPNNDHEGDSCYISTSYDPTTHFESTVNDVLAMYSKITGKALDLSVDLSAASAATEE